TGTGACttaaactgaaagaaaaggcCTGTGAATGTTGTATAATTGTCAGATGTGTGCGTTTTTGTAAATGGTTGTGTGTTTGACCCCCAGGTGCAGTCGTTCTTTGAGTCCATCAAAGAGCAGGCATCTCAGCTGAGAGCCACTCAGGTTGCCCTGGACAACGTGCAGAAGAATGTTCGCTGGTTTCAGAGGAATCTAGAGACCCTGAGAAACTGGCTGAATGAGCACATGAAGTGACagacgacagagagagaggtgctgGTCGACAGACGCCACGGAGGGGATATTTGAACCATGTTTGAATTCATGTGCTTGACATCACTGAAGAGTTGACAGTTTTGTATGACAAAAAGCGTTTTGTAAATTTTCAGGGGACTTATTTGCtagacaaaaaaatgaattggTAGAAGAGCCATGTGTgtactgtgaatgtgtgtgtccatgtgtgtgagagagagagagtgacagagagagtgagagatccATTCCAGAGTGACACTCAAATACTGTGTAAATGGATTCTTAAATAGACAATTAAAGGGTTAATTGTACCTACTGgcacctttgtgtgtgttacgtTAACTGAAACATATCCTTGAACAACCAGTTTGCCTGCacttgcacatgtgtgtgtgcttggcattCATCATAtcaagttcttttttttttttgattattttttgatGTTAAGGTAAAACCTTTAGAAAAGGTTATGGATGGGGTTAGACATGTGCTGTTGAGAGCCAAAGTCAGAGTTGGCCCGCAGGGATTGACTGTAAAAAGAATGATTTTCTCTTACATGCCTCACAAAAAGTGCATGTATGATATTCATCATTTGAGTTATTTATTTGACGGTTCAGACATGGTTTTAGGGTTAAGGTAAGAACTGTAAATAGGCTGAGGTTAGGATAAGGGTCGAGGTTAAGCATGTAACAGTGAGGGTTGACCTCCGTGGAATGACTGTAAAGCAATGGAATGCCTTTCCAAGTAAAAACAATGTATGTGCGTGTGGTGTGCTTTGGCCCCGCCCTCCATAGACACATCCAATAGGATACCAGTATTGTAATTTGATGGGAGGTTGTCAACAACTGGTTGGGGAGGAAGTGGAACGCAGGAAAGTCTCTTATGCGCGTTCGTTAGTTCAGCAACAGTGGTAGAGTAAGATTTGTTTACATGCTTTTAACCCAACGGTTATTTTCTTAGACAGTCCCGTcgtattcatgttttattctacaaaacaacagcaggcGATAAAGTTATGGAAATGAGCTAACGTGGGCAAACTGAATGTCTTTCAGTCAGTTACATTTGTCAGAAGTTGGCTAGTTCCAAGCTAGCAACTACGTAGCTAACGTTAGTACAGTGAGGATAGTCTGCTGTTTACTGTGAGCGCCTGCGGTGGGTTGTGGCCACCGAGCAAAACATCACGTCTGTCTGTCGAACTGCTTTAACCGTGCAGAGATTTATTTGTTTCGGACGCGAGGAGCTGTTCGAGATACCGTACCATGGATCCATTTGACAGCAACAGTACAGGTAAGAAAAGAAGATGCGAGGGACAGTAACAGCAagctaacagcagcaggccagctaATAACTAACGGGACATTAGCAACAAGCTTGGGAGTGACATTCACCCGAGGACACATGTTGAGAAGGGTGGGTTTGACGTTTGACAAGCTAAAGgaaagctgctttgtgttttctgagtgactggtttcttctttttttattttgtaactgTGGAGGGGTTGTGAGAGGCTAACTTAATCGCGGTCCCACTGCACGGTCCTGCATTGGGATAACATTTTGCTGCACATAACTATCTCTTCACCAGGCCTGTTTGTGAATCCTGTAGTTTATTTATcgaacatttcattttattttaattgaaaaCCAACGAAACATGTCTAACATCTTAAACACTGGCTGTCTTGAGACTCTTGACAGAAACATAGTAAGCCACACTGTTCAGACTCCAGCAGTTAAACCACAGCGGCACTGTTTGCCCAGTGTAAGCCTGCTGGTTAGATAATAGCCGTATTTTGTCTTGGTGTGGAGAGCTGATAAGTCATGCTCAGCTCAGCTTTGGCAGCCAGCAAGCATAACCTCTGCTATGGTCCCAGAGCGACTGGGGCTTTATTAATACAACCAAAAAGGCCTTTGCACACACTATAACAGCGCTCAAAAAAGCTCAGTGGATGTTATTTTATTCCAGTCTCAGCCTGGAAGAAGCAATCACTGCATCACAGGAGTTAGACTTCctgcattttgtgtttgattgttgATAGTCAGTGGTTTTCCTGAAAGCCCAAAGTCCCATTTCATTCTCACATTTTTGATCAGATAATAATGCAAAACATAGCAGATCCTTCCTtcccatttctttttaatgaccAACCAACAAACCAGTAACAACGCAGTCTCAGTACTCTGCttctgtgtttcatgtctgttCTTATCAGCAGTGAATTAGTGGATACACCTGTCAaacccaaacacaaacacatatatttAACTATATTTCTGTGGGGTTCATAAACAGGAAGAGTGCAGTCAGCTGATGACATgcatcagtgctgtttttacatACAAGCTTGACAAAAGTGAGGGAGTTGTTGATTTTTCATCTTTGCCTGGTGTGTTTTCTAATGGTACTCTAGATGATAACCATCACATTACCTGTCTCTCTTATATGAAATAAACTTCACCCTGATATCACAACAATACGAGGCTGATTGAAATAGACATGACAGTCATCATTAATAGAGTTTGACGTGTTTTTATGAGTCTTATTTTAATCATATCTTCCTCCACAAATTACACATTACCTACTACTCAGCTCTTAGCCTATTAATAGACCTTCATACCAGAGCAATGTGGTCCAgatagagacacacagacagcccaTAACAATCATATCGGAAACACTGTACAGGGCAGACAAGGGACTAAATTTACTTTATGCATTTCTGGACTCTTGTCTTCCTTTTCAGGAGCTAAACTTCACCTATGTCATTGTTTCTGCATGAACACTGTGCATTCAGTAGGTGCTAACTGTCTCTCAGTCCTTTCCACTCAAAACCATCACCAACTAAGACTGAAAATGCATTGTCTTTGGCCTGTAAAAGCATGAATGGAACGTGCAACAAAATGGGAGACTTGCATTGCATAGTGCTTTACTAGTTTCAGTGATATTAAATTAGGAAGTTGAACATACCTCTGATTGTTTCAAGAATTACAGAGTGGAGAATCCAGCTGCTGTAAAATCACATGGATTTCGGTTTAACTTTTGTCATGATGCTTAAGAGACAGGTTAGCTTGTGGAAATTCAGGTTTATATAAAGTGCAGTAGTATGTGACCTGGCCAGATGATGGTATTGATTGAGTTTGCTTTCTCCTGGTTTTGAGGGCTGTGTGTTACTAGTCTTTTTGCACTGCagttaaatgaatgaactgtggAGGAAACACAACAATTTCTGTCTTAACAGATTTCGTAACACCAGCACTTAAAAGTAGCTGTCTTTCCAGTCTGATGAACCAATTCTATGTAGGTCAAAGCACCAGGAAATGCTGTAGGAGGTTTACtaacaggaaacagaagaaactgCCTGCATGTTCAGTGACAATAATAAGTCTTTGTGTTGAAAAGGGGCTTTTTGCCACTACGCTTTTGTGGGAAACCCTGAAACTCCAAGAAAACacaccacatactgtatattaaagtaccatattgtgtttttttcagtgtatataACCATTCGGTTATCGTTCTTTCTCTCACACCTGTTTCATTTCCCCTTTATGCAGTTGCTTGTctgatttctcttcctctgtgtgttgtaGAGCGAGCTAACCTGCCAAGAAACATGATTGAGAACAGCATGTTTGAAGAAGAGCCTGATGTTGTGGATTTGGCCAAAGACTCTGCTGCATTTCCGGTATGCTTTTGTCATCTTACGCCATCCATTCTATCTCCACCTCTGTTTGAAGAACCAGCCTGGCTCAATAACTTGCATACATAAGAATGCATCTTTTCACCACTTTACACATTTCTCACAAGTGCTTTCATCTTTAAATTTGATAATGTGAACCAATCAGAGCAATATAATTAAGGATCACTTAATTCAAAGATGGCCGACACTTGTGGGTAGTCAATGATGCTTATCCACACACTTTCAGTTCAGTATATCTTTCCCCAGACTACATTACTTCCCATCTGTCAGCTGCATATATCTATAGTCAACATAGTGAGAATTACTTATATCAAAAAGGAGCTTTAAGCATGAGCGCAACGCCATATTCCCTGATAGTTTGTCCCCCAATCCCTGCTACGTCTACCCTCCCTCACTGTCTGACACCCAGCAAACCCTCTCCTTAATTTCATACCCCTTTGCATCCTTTATTTTTAATATCTTTTTTTCCGCGTCAGTTGCaaacttaattaaaaaacacCCCTAATGGTCCAATCTCCAGTCACCATAATTTACCTGTCATCTCTGCCCTGTTCTTTGTTGACAGACCCTTTTCTGTCCTGACAGTTTTCATTTattcctgtctctccctcactttCCTCACCACCTCCACATATGACATTGTACCCTGTGCTAATAAATTCATGGGAAGGCAATCCATTTCTTAACATTTGTGCAGCTTAAGTGTAGAGTGACAGAGTGCACTGTACATGCTCTTTCCAGACATTTCCTGCTCTTGACCCAGATGAGGTGGCGTATGAGCCTCGTAGCTCGCGGTTGCTTGTGCGAGGCCTGGGAGAGAATGACATggacgaggatgaggaggactGCGAGTCTTCAGCCCGTCTGCTGGGCATGTCCTTCATGAACCGTAGCTCAGCTCAGAGATCCAGCTCTTCCCCTTATAGCAGACAGGCTCCACCCAGGTAATGCACTGAAAAGGTCATCATTTGGATTATTCTGATATCAAACTCCTTCCACACATGGAACCTGTAACATTGCCAGACATGACAATCAAAGCAAGGGAGTGTTTTGTTAGACTGGTCTCCAGGTTATCTTGTCAGTTTGTTTGACCAGATCTGACAAGATCAGGCTCTTCACACTGGCTGCCTAAATGATGGATTGCACTGTTTTTGATTGAACTTGTTTGCAGTTAAATGACAGTTTATCCTATTGACTGTTCTTATATTGACTGTGCTTATATAGAAATGTTGTAAAGCTTCAGTTTCTACGTGATGCAGATAAAGAAAATTGCCCAACCATATATAGATTAAGGTGCATAGAAAGGGTTTTAGTCCACTGGGGAATGAAGCACAACATTATGTTTGTTGCCTCTGTCCCCTGCAGCGCCGCCATCTTTTTCAGAAACACGGCTACTACCTTTCACCCTGCATTTGTAAATTGTGAAATAGTGTTAAACCCTTTTGTTTTCAGGTCATGCGCACGGCCCTCAGCCCGTACCATGGTTGTATGTGTGTTATTCCTGGTGATAGTGGCGTCTATGACCATGGTACTGTACTTCTTACCTGGATGCACCTTTACCAAGGTAAGAGAAATATTCACCAGTTCTGTAGTTTTTGTGATGAGGTGCATGTCTGTACCTGTATCAGACTATTTACTCTTGTTCACCTTGTTAATTTCTCTGTCATACCTATTTCTGTGGCTGGCCCCAACCCTCCATCCTTCTGCAGACAGGTTGCCCCAAGGCGAACAAGACCACTCCCTTTGAGCCAGTCTACCCCGTGTCCACCAATGGAGAACTCTTTCCATGGGCACAGTTCCAGCTGCCTCATAGCATTCGTCCTCTCAGCTATGACCTCACCCTCGACCCTGACCTCGACAACATGATCTTCACCGGCCGCACTGTTATCAGCATGCTTGTGCTTCACAACACCAAGCGCATTGTCCTGCACAGTGCTAATCTCAACATTACCAAAGCTACTTTCAAGGTGAGATGGGAAGGTTTTGTGTGCTGATGactatttgttgtttttgttgttattctaTAAAGTTCAAAGCCAGCCTGACTAGATATACAGAACTGAATATAAAGATTTAATTTGTGCCTGGACAAAGGAATTGAGTCAAactttttgcttttattatgtTGTTTGCTAGTTGTTAACTAATACGGTCTCTCTTCTAGCTGGGTGATGGGGAGCCCAGTGATGTGACTGTGCTGGAGTACAAACCCAACCAGCAGATAGCTGTTAAATTCTCTGAGGACCTGAAGGCTGGCCAGTACTGCGTTTTGACCCTGGATTACTCTGCCAACCTCTCACACACCTATGATGGTTTCTACAACAGCTCATACACTGATAAAGATGGAAACAAAAGGTATGCTTGACTAATTGGCCGTGGTGTAAGTAGTTCACAACAGCTGAAAGATGTGTTGCGGAGTAAGGACTTTATAAAAAGCCTATATGGATCATGTGTCTTCACATCTAATCTTTTGACCTTTGGCTCAACTCATGACCAGACACTAGCAAAGCAGTGCTGGAAACTTGACTTAATaacaattaaaaactgaatCTGGGGGctgttttaatgattttataGCACTTACTTAATTTGCTATTTCAGCATGATCATGTTCGTCTCCTTTTTGTCCACAGGGTCTTAGCTGCAACTCAGTTTGAGCCACTGTCAGCTCGGAAGGCCTTTCCTTGCTTTGATGAACCAGCTTTCAAAGCCACCTTCCTGATTAAAATCAGCAGAAAACCAGACTACTTGACTCTTTCCAACATGCCTAAGGTACTGTAAATTTAATTAAGTCCTTCTTATTTTTGCCGTATGGTAACAGGTGTGGAAACACCTGGCTTGCTTTGCTAATTGGCTTCATCAGTGTAAACTCAACAATGTAATATAAATCcagcagttttgttttgctctttttttttagagttgAAATAAAAGGTCTAAGATTTTACCCATGCATACAAAAGGCTTATTTCTCTTAAATTTGGTCACAAACTTATTTTAAGGTGTGCTCATGAACACTTTGCCAAGACAATCCATCCATTTGACAGGTGTGgaatatcaagatgctgattaaaCAGCATGATTATTAGTTGTACCCAGGACTGGTCACGATAAAAGGCAGCTCTCATATGTCCAGTTTATCACACAACACAATGCCACAGACGTTGCATGTCCTGAGGGAGCGTGTGTTTGGCATGTTGGCTGCAAGAATGTCCACAATGAATGTTCATATGTTCAAGTGGTACCTAGATAGACTGAGGTTCCTGTAGAACATTATGTTATGTCACCCTGTACGTTATGAGGAAGTTGTGAGTCCCACTGTGACTCATAAGCTCTTAGCTTGGGCGCACTTTAGCTATCAGACCATGTATTGGTTTTTGGTTGCAAAGCTGTATTTCACAGCAGTCTGAGAAGATGCCCGATTGGTTTTAGTTTGGAGTATATGTTCAGCAGTAGTTGGTTAATTTCATcctcatgctgtgtgtttcaggctaAAACCACACTACTTCCCAGTGGCCTCATGCAAGATGAGTTTGAAAAGACCAGTGTCAACATGAGCACCTACCTGGTTGCCTTCATCGTCGCAAACTTCTCCCCGATCAGCAAAAATGTCTCCGACACTCTGGTAGGTCTGACATAGACGTGACTTCTTTTTGCTGTCAGTGCAGGCTGTACatgtatgtttttaaaatgtggtATTCGGTGTTGTTTCTTTATATccgtctctgtgtgttttaggtgTCTGTGTACTCTGTGCCAGAGAAGACGGAGCACACGGACTATGCTTTAGACACATCCTCCAAACTGCTGGAGTTCTACAATAATTTCTTTGAAATTAACTACCCCCTCAAAAAACTTGGTGagtacatgcagacacatgtcATTAAATCCTCCTCTGattgttcctttttttcctcccgtCTTTACACGCTCCAATTTACTCCCTCTTTTTTCAGACTTGGTAGCCATCCCAGACTTCCTGGCAGGGGCCATGGAGAACTGGGGACTCATCACTTTCAGAGAGACCAGCCTGCTGGTGGGCAAACAGTCCTCTCCTCTGGAAAAGCAAGTGGTTGCCTCGGTCGTAGCGCATGAGCTCGCCCATCAGGTAGCTGTGTtcacctttgtgtttgtgaaagcaTCAGATACCATGAATATGCTCCAGTCTGGTCCTTaatctgtctctcatgttgtgtccAAGTGGTTTGGAAACCTGGTAACTATGAGCTGGTGGAACGACCTGTGGCTCAATGAAGGCTTTGCCACTTACATGCAGTACACATCACTTCAGACAGTGTTGCCCCAGCTGGACATTGTAAGTTTACATTTCTGCCTCAGAAATTGCTCCCCATATATTTTGATGCCGGTAAAGTTGTATGCTTCCCTGTGCGCCCCAGCAGTacgtcctgtgtttgtttgcagggtAATTTGTTCCTGGCTGTGCGGTTCAGAGCTTTGGACAAAGATGCATTAAACTCCTCCCACGCTGTGTCGACAGAGGTTAATACACCGGAACAGGTGGAAGAGATGTTTGACTCTGTCTCATATGAAAAGGTATACTCTTATATAAAGTATATAAGTAGAAAAATAGATGCAGTGTTCTTTAATTAACTTCCAtattcagctgtttctctcagcggcctcacactcacacatagcCATGGTTGGTGCTCTGCTTTGGGTCACACACATGCTTTGTGCCTCTTGTCTTCCAGGGTGCGTCCATTCTGCTGATGCTGAACGCCTCCCTGCCAGGCGACCAACAGTTCAGAAAGGGTATCATTCAGTACCTAAAACAGTTCAGTGGATTAAACACGGACACTGATGACCTGTGGAACTGCCttacacaggtgtgtgtgtgtgtatgtatgtgtgcgcgtCTTTATTGATGCTATGGACAGCACACACCAGTTCCCCCTGTAATCTGCCAGCCAGCTGGCTAAAATATACTCTCCCTGACATCAGCTGCACTTGCTAATGTTATTGTCATGACATAACAGGTGATCACAGAGAACTGAACTATCAACAGAAAAGGCAGTAAAAGACTTTTGATGATGTTATGATTTATGGACTCGTACAAGAGTGTTCATCTTTTAGCTCACTCCCCTTTTAAGGGAAGTTAGAGCAGAGGATACTGCAGATATAGACAGTAGATTAGATAATCACAGTACTGTCAAAAGGGCTTGAATCCAATGCCCTCAGTTAAACATCAGTCTGCCAGCTCATTACTTTCCCGTACTGCTGCTGATGCTTTACTTACACCTGCTTGGTGTCATACAGGTCATTTGGAAGTTTGCCACAATGGAGCGAGTCCTAAAAGTCTGTTAGTGCTAAAAATTTAATGGCAAAATGAGAAAAGTGTATTTTGCAGACATCAAATGCCAATAATAGTTCATAGAGAACGTTCAGGTTTGTCTTATTTATTGAAGATATCGTTGACATGGACCTTGTGAGTTGTGTAAATTTGTTGAAGGCTGCAAAGTCTCACAACGTTCCCACAATtctcagaaaacacagtgaacatgGCACCGGACTGCACAGACTCTGGATTTGTTTTCCTGTCCTCAGGTCGAGGTCTCGACGCAGCACCAGAATGTGTCAGAGATGATGAGCTCATGGACGTCGCAGAAAGGCTTTCCACTGGTCACTGTAAGCCTTAAGGGAGACCAGGTGACCCTCACACAGGAGCACTTCCTGCTCACGTCCGATAATGCCACGCATACTTCCAGGTGGGTTATATTTacctcacacacagacgcacacagttcataaaaacacaccacaACCCTAACTGTGTTCTGCACTCTCCTCAGCTTGTGGAATATTCCAGTGACGTACGTAAACGACAGCTGTAGTTCGGCTCCTGAGTGCAGACAGGTGTTCACTCTGAAGACCAAATCAGGTAAAACACAAAGTATTAACCTGCAGCATTAAGTCTCAGAGTCTGGGCTACTGTAACAAATggtaaatgtttgtgttgtgtgtgttttcagggacTTTTAAGCTGCCAGGAAGTGTAAAGTGGCTGAAGTTGAACTACAGAAACACGGGCTTCTACATTGTCCACTATGGAGACGAGGGCTGGGCTGCTCTTAGAGAGGCTTTGTCCAACAACGTCAGTGTTCTTACACATGAGGACCGTGCCTCGCTCATACACAACATCTTTGCTCTCTCCAGGTATAGCGGACAACATACTGGAAATAGTTGTTTTTGAAACATTCAGTGACAGAAGAAACTGAAGTAGAGACGCATTTTCCAGttcctgtatttgttttttttttacaaaactgTCCTTCTCTCCTGTGTTGTCAACAGACTGGGCCGTGTGTCCTTCCTACATGTCCTCAACCTCTTAAACTACTTGTCCAATGAAACAGAGACGTCTCCTGTGACAGAGGCCTTGTTACAGCTCAACAACATCTACCGGCTGCTCGACAAAAGACAGGAGCACAGTCTTGTGGCCCGTATGAAggtacagacatacacacaaacacacacacacccacccacacacacacacacacacacacacacacagacacacagacacagtcacagcCACTTAAAGTTAAGAAATTTAGGGCCACAATACATTTTATCAATGAAGATATCTTGAGACACATCCATGATATAGTCTTGAAAACCCTCaaaagtttgtaaaaaaaaaaaaaatgttttgaataaTTTGTGTGAACTTTTATTgtattgttgaaatgtttcagaACAACCTTTAGCTGAACTCCTTAAATTTAGCTTAAGTCCTTAACTTTGGACTTAAAGCTCAATTGGTGATTTTCCCATTGCTGATCACTGACCCAAATGTTACTTGCATGTATAATTTGTCTCTAAATCAACTACATTATAAAAAATACACCAATTTGTCTAAATTACTAtcttaaaagcacaaaatacacacTAATACTGTTCATATCCTTAACAAAACCACTTGAAACTACACAATGTTGTCAGTGTAACtaatttaaaacacacattttcacatgtggTTGTGCTGTATTTAAGAAGTAAACATGTTGGTGAGTTTTAGTCCAAGTTATTGTTGCATCAGGGCATCGAGGATACAAGCCAATATCCCAAAtctgaaaaaatgtgtttaaactgTTGAAGTGACTgtagtgtttctgtgtttttatgtgtccaTGGTTTCTTCTCTTGCATGTGACAGAATTATATCTTGAGCCATTTTGGTTCTCTGATGAACAAACAAACgtgggaagaggaggacagtgtGTCTAAACAGGAGCTGCGCTCAGCCCTGCTGGAGACAGCCTGTAGtttaaatgaagaaaactgCACTCATCAAGCCAAAGCCCTGTTCAAACAGTATGTCGAGTCCAATGGGACCTCGCGGTACGTATCGCACACAAGAAAccttttattttcacttattGTCACAGcagggtgagaggaggagcCCAAACATCCTGTTAGAGATATAAATCAGCTTTTGTCGGAATGACATTTGAGTTTTAGGAAGCTTGTTTGCGTCTTTATGTATTTCTGTAGGATCCCAGGCGATCTGCAGCAAGTCGTATTCAATGTGGCTGCTCAGTCAACTGAAGATTGGTCGACTTTGCTCGGCATGTATGGA
This Chaetodon auriga isolate fChaAug3 chromosome 5, fChaAug3.hap1, whole genome shotgun sequence DNA region includes the following protein-coding sequences:
- the lnpep gene encoding leucyl-cystinyl aminopeptidase produces the protein MDPFDSNSTERANLPRNMIENSMFEEEPDVVDLAKDSAAFPTFPALDPDEVAYEPRSSRLLVRGLGENDMDEDEEDCESSARLLGMSFMNRSSAQRSSSSPYSRQAPPRSCARPSARTMVVCVLFLVIVASMTMVLYFLPGCTFTKTGCPKANKTTPFEPVYPVSTNGELFPWAQFQLPHSIRPLSYDLTLDPDLDNMIFTGRTVISMLVLHNTKRIVLHSANLNITKATFKLGDGEPSDVTVLEYKPNQQIAVKFSEDLKAGQYCVLTLDYSANLSHTYDGFYNSSYTDKDGNKRVLAATQFEPLSARKAFPCFDEPAFKATFLIKISRKPDYLTLSNMPKAKTTLLPSGLMQDEFEKTSVNMSTYLVAFIVANFSPISKNVSDTLVSVYSVPEKTEHTDYALDTSSKLLEFYNNFFEINYPLKKLDLVAIPDFLAGAMENWGLITFRETSLLVGKQSSPLEKQVVASVVAHELAHQWFGNLVTMSWWNDLWLNEGFATYMQYTSLQTVLPQLDIGNLFLAVRFRALDKDALNSSHAVSTEVNTPEQVEEMFDSVSYEKGASILLMLNASLPGDQQFRKGIIQYLKQFSGLNTDTDDLWNCLTQVEVSTQHQNVSEMMSSWTSQKGFPLVTVSLKGDQVTLTQEHFLLTSDNATHTSSLWNIPVTYVNDSCSSAPECRQVFTLKTKSGTFKLPGSVKWLKLNYRNTGFYIVHYGDEGWAALREALSNNVSVLTHEDRASLIHNIFALSRLGRVSFLHVLNLLNYLSNETETSPVTEALLQLNNIYRLLDKRQEHSLVARMKNYILSHFGSLMNKQTWEEEDSVSKQELRSALLETACSLNEENCTHQAKALFKQYVESNGTSRIPGDLQQVVFNVAAQSTEDWSTLLGMYGHAAYDAEKRKMLRGLASTQDVRRIVWILKAGLKGDIIQTQELPLVINTVCNGFAGYLFAWDFIQENWDRLIEKFPVGSFAIQTVIKSATSQFSTQTHLDQVQGFFSSLKERGSQMRSVQEALETIRLNRRWMDKNLSALRKWL